A genomic region of Nostoc sp. UHCC 0702 contains the following coding sequences:
- a CDS encoding ABC transporter permease — MIQQEPDVLSNGWVKAPTASRGNLISAIKDVVTKTFVIAELEVRKLRHDPTDLVVRSVQPSLWLLIFGQVFARIREIPTGNLPYLDFMAAGILAQSVLYIAIFTGGMTLIWERDLGIVQKFLASPTPRVAMVLGKGLACGVRCLSQVVVIYVIAAFLGVKLNFHPIAIFQVLLLVMLGASCFCVFSLIIGCLAKTRERMTGIGQMLTMPLFFASNAIYPVAMMPGWLKFISHLNPLTYQVDALRGTMLLNGSSVYGFGFDLMILLFTLTVLAIIGGRLYPRVAM; from the coding sequence GTGATACAGCAAGAACCAGACGTACTGTCCAACGGTTGGGTTAAAGCACCAACTGCTAGCCGAGGTAATCTCATCTCTGCAATCAAAGACGTAGTGACGAAAACCTTCGTGATTGCTGAATTGGAAGTGCGTAAACTGCGCCACGACCCCACTGATTTAGTAGTCCGTTCTGTACAACCGTCATTGTGGCTACTCATTTTTGGGCAAGTATTCGCCCGCATTCGGGAGATTCCTACGGGGAATTTACCTTATTTAGACTTCATGGCTGCTGGTATTCTCGCTCAGAGCGTGTTGTACATTGCAATTTTCACTGGTGGGATGACACTAATTTGGGAGCGAGATTTAGGAATTGTGCAGAAATTTCTAGCCAGTCCTACACCGCGTGTAGCTATGGTTTTGGGCAAAGGTCTTGCTTGTGGGGTGCGGTGTCTATCACAAGTAGTAGTCATTTACGTAATAGCAGCGTTTTTAGGTGTCAAACTAAATTTTCATCCTATAGCTATTTTCCAAGTGTTACTACTGGTGATGTTGGGCGCAAGTTGCTTTTGCGTTTTTTCGCTAATCATCGGTTGTTTGGCGAAAACACGAGAACGGATGACGGGAATTGGGCAAATGTTAACCATGCCGTTGTTTTTTGCCAGTAATGCTATCTATCCCGTTGCCATGATGCCCGGCTGGTTAAAGTTCATTTCCCACTTGAACCCCTTAACTTACCAGGTTGACGCTTTACGTGGCACGATGCTGTTAAATGGCTCCAGCGTCTACGGCTTTGGTTTTGACTTGATGATTCTTTTATTTACATTAACAGTTTTAGCCATCATTGGTGGACGACTTTATCCACGAGTGGCAATGTAA
- a CDS encoding ATP-binding cassette domain-containing protein has product MTTLTGKTDRSETPASKPKPIILETQKLTRRFGKFTAVDNLDISVEQGEVFGLLGPNGAGKSTAIKMLTTLLPLSAGKAILAGYDVTHQPNAVRRVLGYVPQALSADGSLTGYENLLIFAKLYEIPSSRRRQHIRDILAFMGLQDAANRLVRTYSGGMIRKLEIAISVLHQPQILFLDEPTVGLDPIARTQVWQLVQQLCVDYGTTIFLTTHFLEEADNLCNRVAIMQQGAVATIGAPSDLKASLDKPNATLDDVFIHYTGDQLTSGVSYRDTARTRRTVQRLG; this is encoded by the coding sequence GTGACAACACTGACAGGAAAAACAGATCGGTCGGAAACACCTGCCAGCAAACCGAAACCGATTATTCTTGAAACCCAGAAACTCACACGCCGCTTTGGTAAATTCACCGCCGTTGATAACCTGGACATATCTGTGGAACAGGGTGAAGTGTTTGGTTTACTCGGCCCAAATGGTGCAGGTAAGAGTACGGCTATTAAGATGTTGACGACATTGCTACCTCTTAGCGCTGGGAAGGCAATTCTAGCTGGCTACGATGTAACCCATCAACCTAATGCTGTTAGACGAGTCCTTGGCTACGTGCCACAGGCTCTCTCTGCTGATGGTAGCCTTACAGGTTACGAAAATCTCTTAATCTTCGCCAAACTGTATGAAATTCCCTCTTCACGTCGGCGTCAGCACATCCGTGATATTTTGGCATTCATGGGTTTGCAAGATGCTGCCAATCGCTTGGTGCGAACTTACTCTGGTGGCATGATCCGCAAATTGGAAATTGCCATATCAGTCCTGCATCAACCCCAAATTTTGTTTCTTGATGAGCCTACAGTCGGACTAGATCCCATCGCCCGTACTCAAGTATGGCAACTCGTACAACAACTTTGCGTTGATTACGGCACAACCATATTTTTAACAACTCACTTTTTAGAAGAAGCCGACAATTTGTGTAATCGAGTAGCGATTATGCAGCAGGGCGCAGTCGCTACCATAGGCGCACCAAGTGACTTAAAAGCCTCATTGGATAAACCTAACGCAACTTTGGATGATGTGTTTATTCACTACACAGGTGACCAGTTAACATCAGGAGTCAGCTACCGTGATACAGCAAGAACCAGACGTACTGTCCAACGGTTGGGTTAA
- a CDS encoding EAL domain-containing protein produces MAGNEQEKIRHLLIVQDMQGQRTIPLQETTYSLGRHPENSIVLRSRSVSRQHAILLRVTLPETDQYGFLIIDGNYKGKSSTNGLIVNGNKCSSHNLKHGDVIFFGNNQAQAKYYAITNLSENAFSESYQAQDLSSFLTEQANPVSSFQTLAVDPSWEGASETLLARLASFPELIPNPIIETDLQGIVTYLNPAAALKFPKLRETGKQHPILTGLLSAVQNRKINPFVREVEVGQEVFEQSVHCLPESDLIRTFIVRDITEQKQAEAELRQRDRLLQAVAEAANYLLVEMNYETGIDKALAVLGEAAKADRVYLFNNHPHPVTGEMAVSLQFEWIRFGLEYSKHHWQNQLYESSKLARWYATLSQGESISGITREFPLAEQELLTQDGIQSLLLVPLRLDDDFWGCLGLADCSKERHWSRHEESTLLTMAASISGAMQRQQVEQKIRYQALHDLLTGLPNRLLFNELLSKALPNAVRNQESLAVMFLDLDRFKIINDTLGHSLGDRLLQQVAQRLKDSLRSGDSLARWGGDEFTILLPRVNYLEEVTQVAWRILQALENPFNLDGHELCVSASLGISVLDEHSPDAETLIKHADAALYYAKDEGRNNYQFYSTNLSTKNPELLTLEKSLRHALERKELTVYYQPRVNIATGEISGMEALLRWQHPEMGLVAPSVFIPLAEESGLIIPIGEWVLRTACIQNQVWQQAGLPPLTIAVNLSPKQFRQPKLVETVAEILEQTKLEPHFLELEITESTAIEDLEFTRTVLQNLQQMGVYLSIDDFGIGHSSLSRLQLLPIHNLKIDKSFIQQLTTDVRVAHIVKAIVTLARNLGLKLTAEGVEKSEELDFLKSINCENVQGFLFYKPLSAEKATEVLQNQRIMAVQI; encoded by the coding sequence ATGGCAGGAAATGAGCAAGAAAAAATACGCCATCTATTGATTGTCCAAGACATGCAAGGGCAGCGAACGATTCCCCTTCAAGAAACGACTTATTCTCTTGGGCGGCATCCTGAGAACTCTATTGTGCTTCGTTCTCGATCAGTATCCAGGCAGCACGCTATTTTATTACGGGTAACTCTTCCAGAAACTGACCAATATGGCTTTTTGATTATTGATGGCAATTACAAGGGTAAAAGTAGTACTAATGGCTTAATAGTCAATGGTAATAAGTGTTCCTCTCATAACCTCAAACATGGTGATGTAATTTTTTTTGGCAATAATCAAGCTCAGGCTAAATATTACGCCATTACCAACCTTTCAGAAAATGCTTTTTCTGAATCTTACCAAGCTCAAGACCTGTCTAGTTTCCTGACAGAACAAGCAAATCCTGTTAGTAGTTTTCAAACCTTAGCTGTTGATCCTAGCTGGGAAGGAGCTAGTGAAACTCTCCTCGCTCGCCTAGCATCCTTCCCTGAACTTATCCCTAATCCAATTATCGAGACAGATTTACAGGGAATAGTGACATATCTCAATCCCGCCGCAGCTCTCAAGTTTCCCAAGCTCAGAGAAACTGGTAAGCAGCATCCTATCCTGACGGGACTACTTAGCGCAGTACAGAATCGTAAGATAAACCCTTTTGTACGGGAGGTGGAAGTTGGTCAAGAAGTTTTTGAACAATCCGTCCACTGCCTTCCTGAAAGTGATTTAATTAGAACTTTTATTGTCAGGGATATTACTGAGCAAAAACAAGCCGAAGCCGAACTGCGCCAACGCGATCGCTTACTACAAGCAGTTGCAGAAGCGGCTAATTACTTGCTAGTGGAAATGAATTACGAAACAGGTATTGACAAAGCTTTAGCTGTGCTGGGCGAAGCTGCCAAGGCAGATCGCGTCTATCTCTTCAATAACCATCCTCATCCAGTTACAGGAGAGATGGCAGTCAGTTTGCAATTTGAATGGATACGCTTTGGTCTTGAGTATTCTAAGCATCACTGGCAGAATCAGCTTTATGAGTCCTCTAAACTAGCACGTTGGTACGCTACTCTATCTCAAGGAGAATCCATTAGCGGCATCACCAGAGAATTTCCTCTAGCCGAACAAGAATTGCTCACCCAAGATGGTATTCAATCTCTTCTGTTAGTGCCCCTGCGGTTAGACGATGATTTCTGGGGATGCCTCGGCTTGGCAGACTGTTCAAAAGAACGTCACTGGTCAAGACATGAAGAATCTACGCTGTTGACGATGGCAGCCAGTATCAGTGGTGCTATGCAACGTCAACAAGTAGAGCAAAAGATTCGTTACCAAGCTCTTCATGATCTGCTGACTGGATTACCAAATCGCTTACTATTTAATGAGCTACTTTCCAAAGCCTTACCTAACGCCGTTCGTAATCAGGAAAGCTTAGCTGTAATGTTCCTTGATTTGGATCGTTTCAAAATCATCAATGACACTCTAGGGCACAGCCTAGGAGACCGACTCCTGCAACAGGTGGCTCAAAGATTGAAAGACTCCCTCAGAAGCGGGGATAGTCTTGCCCGTTGGGGAGGAGATGAATTTACTATCCTACTACCGCGAGTAAATTATCTCGAAGAAGTGACTCAAGTAGCTTGGAGAATCCTGCAAGCTTTAGAGAATCCCTTCAATCTTGATGGTCATGAACTTTGCGTCAGTGCTAGCCTCGGCATTTCTGTGCTGGATGAACATAGCCCCGATGCTGAAACCCTAATCAAACACGCAGATGCTGCTTTGTATTACGCCAAAGACGAAGGAAGAAATAACTACCAGTTCTACAGCACTAACTTAAGTACCAAAAATCCTGAACTTTTGACTTTAGAGAAAAGTCTACGCCATGCCCTAGAAAGGAAAGAATTAACGGTGTACTATCAGCCGCGAGTCAACATTGCCACAGGAGAAATTAGTGGCATGGAAGCACTGTTACGCTGGCAGCACCCAGAAATGGGGCTAGTAGCACCCAGTGTGTTTATTCCCCTCGCCGAGGAAAGTGGATTAATTATCCCCATCGGCGAATGGGTGTTACGGACAGCTTGTATTCAGAATCAAGTTTGGCAACAGGCAGGATTACCTCCTTTGACCATCGCTGTTAATCTCTCTCCCAAGCAGTTCCGCCAACCTAAACTAGTAGAGACTGTAGCTGAAATTTTAGAACAGACAAAGTTAGAGCCTCATTTTTTAGAATTAGAAATTACCGAATCTACCGCTATCGAAGATTTAGAGTTCACCAGAACTGTGTTGCAAAATCTCCAACAGATGGGTGTTTATCTTTCTATCGATGACTTTGGTATAGGTCATTCTTCCCTCTCACGCCTGCAACTATTACCAATCCACAATCTCAAAATTGACAAGTCTTTCATTCAACAGTTGACAACAGATGTCAGAGTAGCTCATATTGTCAAAGCGATCGTTACCTTGGCAAGGAATCTAGGGTTGAAGCTGACCGCTGAAGGGGTAGAAAAGTCAGAAGAACTAGATTTTTTGAAATCTATCAATTGCGAAAATGTACAGGGTTTCCTGTTCTACAAACCCCTTTCTGCCGAAAAAGCCACAGAAGTCCTCCAAAATCAACGAATTATGGCTGTTCAAATATGA
- a CDS encoding bifunctional pantoate--beta-alanine ligase/(d)CMP kinase, which translates to MRLLTTVAALRCYLTKRCSENKLTVPDGLVSHEVTSWYQTAVGLVPTMGGLHEGHLSLIARARQENSTVIVSIFVNPLQFGPNEDYQLYPRTLEQDRLFCEQAGVDAIFAPTPEEMGVELNNIQESKVTQVIPPSAMISALCGRSRLGHFQGVATIVTKLLNLVQPDRAYFGQKDGQQLAVVKRLVADLNLPVDIVACPTVREPSGLALSSRNQYLTAKEKEQAAVLYRGLQKAEAAFKAGLRNSSKLIAIAQQEVAKVSTVLVEYIELVEPTTLMYLEKVEEEGMLAIAARLGSTRLIDNTMLRDRQPIIAIDGPAGAGKSTVARQVAAQIGLVYLDTGAMYRAVTWLVLQQGIPIDDDCAIAQLASQCKIELTPSEDLQSPVRVWINDIDVTQAIRTIEVTSQVSAIAAQSAVRQALVKQQQSWGKKGGLVAEGRDIGSHVFPDAEIKIFLTASVSERARRRQQDFKKQGQPEVSLEQLERDIAERDWKDSTRKVSPLQKAADAIEIQTDGLTVSEVAAQIVNYYNQRLSQW; encoded by the coding sequence GTGCGCCTGCTGACAACAGTTGCAGCTTTACGTTGCTATTTAACTAAACGTTGCTCGGAAAACAAGCTTACAGTTCCAGATGGTCTGGTATCTCATGAGGTGACTAGCTGGTATCAGACAGCTGTCGGTCTGGTGCCAACGATGGGAGGGTTGCATGAAGGTCATTTAAGTTTAATTGCAAGAGCGCGGCAAGAAAATTCTACGGTGATTGTCAGTATTTTCGTCAATCCCTTGCAATTTGGCCCTAACGAGGATTATCAACTCTACCCTCGAACTTTAGAGCAAGACCGACTATTTTGTGAACAAGCAGGAGTAGATGCAATTTTTGCACCTACTCCGGAAGAAATGGGAGTTGAACTGAATAATATACAAGAATCTAAAGTTACACAAGTAATCCCACCTTCTGCTATGATATCAGCCTTGTGTGGTCGTTCTCGGCTAGGTCACTTTCAAGGTGTGGCTACGATTGTCACCAAGCTTTTGAATTTGGTACAGCCTGACCGAGCTTATTTCGGTCAAAAGGATGGTCAGCAATTAGCTGTTGTTAAACGGTTGGTGGCTGATTTGAATTTACCAGTAGATATTGTTGCCTGTCCAACGGTACGAGAACCATCGGGTCTAGCCCTGAGTTCTCGCAATCAATATTTGACCGCCAAGGAAAAAGAACAAGCAGCGGTATTGTATCGTGGCTTGCAAAAAGCTGAGGCTGCGTTTAAAGCAGGCTTACGCAATAGTAGCAAGCTGATAGCGATCGCACAGCAAGAAGTGGCAAAGGTGAGTACTGTTTTAGTGGAATATATTGAATTGGTTGAACCGACTACGTTGATGTATTTAGAAAAAGTTGAGGAGGAAGGAATGCTCGCGATCGCAGCTCGTCTGGGTTCTACACGGTTGATTGATAATACCATGTTGCGCGATCGCCAACCTATCATCGCTATTGATGGCCCAGCCGGGGCGGGAAAATCTACCGTGGCTCGTCAAGTGGCAGCACAGATTGGCTTAGTGTATTTAGATACGGGTGCGATGTATCGGGCTGTGACTTGGCTTGTGCTGCAACAGGGTATTCCCATTGATGATGATTGTGCGATCGCCCAATTAGCTAGCCAGTGTAAAATTGAACTGACTCCCAGCGAGGATTTACAATCTCCTGTGCGCGTCTGGATTAATGATATTGATGTCACCCAAGCAATTCGCACGATTGAGGTAACATCTCAAGTATCAGCAATAGCTGCACAAAGCGCTGTACGTCAAGCACTGGTTAAACAACAACAAAGTTGGGGTAAAAAAGGTGGTTTGGTGGCGGAAGGACGGGACATTGGTAGCCATGTATTCCCCGATGCTGAAATCAAAATCTTTTTAACCGCCTCTGTGAGTGAACGCGCCCGCCGTCGCCAGCAAGACTTTAAAAAACAAGGTCAACCAGAAGTAAGTTTAGAACAGCTGGAACGCGACATTGCCGAACGTGACTGGAAAGATAGCACTCGTAAAGTCTCACCTTTGCAAAAAGCAGCGGATGCCATTGAAATTCAAACTGATGGTTTAACCGTGTCTGAAGTTGCAGCACAAATTGTTAATTACTACAATCAGCGTTTATCTCAGTGGTAG
- a CDS encoding septal ring lytic transglycosylase RlpA family protein, giving the protein MNQRHLWTIVALSLTVLGMPSVGCTQTTKGTAQASQKASVGDVVKVGEFQSPAGKLTSDAVITNIHSHNIGGRQAATLFIRNIPVLTFLSSKPVANSDKKVGVIGDAKGVQSYALIADNSVKVASLGNPTDTSNQMNSLNNDPVQRASVIAAKVNQLLRENVDARQITVSWKPEDESNQAQKKSASSQQRPGDRYTIKIDKEELVEINEDTRLADTTNNLAQDALQATNRLRRLIGNASPINEIANLPTRFPSLPKPQEIAKKVVMNFRGMASYYGYDGSGNITATGERFNPEGMTAAHRTLPFGTKVRVTNTRNGRSVVLRINDRGPYIRGRIIDVSAGAARMLGMVSSGVAPVHIEVLGR; this is encoded by the coding sequence ATGAATCAAAGACATTTGTGGACTATTGTCGCCCTGTCTCTGACTGTTTTGGGGATGCCCTCAGTCGGTTGCACTCAAACTACCAAGGGAACTGCTCAAGCTTCCCAAAAAGCATCAGTAGGTGATGTAGTCAAGGTAGGAGAGTTTCAATCCCCAGCAGGGAAACTTACCTCGGATGCTGTGATTACAAACATCCATTCTCACAACATTGGGGGTCGTCAGGCGGCAACCCTATTTATCCGAAATATTCCAGTTCTCACCTTTTTGAGTTCTAAGCCAGTTGCAAATAGTGATAAAAAAGTCGGTGTAATTGGAGATGCTAAGGGCGTGCAATCGTACGCCCTTATTGCTGACAACTCAGTAAAGGTGGCGAGTCTGGGAAACCCGACGGATACAAGCAATCAGATGAACTCGCTTAACAATGACCCGGTTCAAAGAGCTAGTGTAATAGCAGCTAAAGTCAACCAATTGCTTAGGGAAAATGTAGATGCCCGTCAGATTACGGTAAGTTGGAAGCCAGAGGACGAATCTAATCAAGCCCAGAAAAAAAGCGCCTCTAGCCAACAACGTCCCGGCGATCGCTATACGATCAAAATCGACAAAGAAGAATTGGTGGAAATCAACGAAGATACACGACTAGCAGATACCACCAATAATCTGGCACAAGATGCATTGCAAGCAACCAATCGCTTGCGGAGACTTATCGGCAATGCATCGCCCATCAACGAAATTGCTAATTTACCAACACGCTTCCCGTCACTGCCAAAGCCACAAGAAATTGCCAAAAAAGTGGTAATGAATTTTAGGGGTATGGCTTCTTACTACGGTTATGACGGTTCTGGGAATATCACCGCTACCGGTGAAAGATTTAACCCAGAAGGAATGACAGCTGCTCATCGCACTTTGCCCTTTGGCACAAAAGTCCGTGTCACCAACACCCGCAATGGACGTTCTGTGGTGCTGCGAATTAACGACCGGGGCCCATACATTCGGGGTCGAATTATTGACGTGTCTGCTGGTGCAGCTCGAATGTTAGGAATGGTGAGCAGTGGCGTAGCGCCAGTGCATATTGAAGTCTTGGGTCGATAA
- the glsA gene encoding glutaminase A, with protein sequence MAQANPGDLEIVPSPCLTFLNDLHSKYKSLREGKVANYIPELAKVNPDLFSICIVTVDGQLYEVGDYKQLFTIQSMSKVFAYGLALEDHGRDYILTRVGVEPTGDAFNAIILDEQSKRPYNPMVNAGAIATTSLIKGSGATERLNRMLSMFQRYIGHDVFVDISVFTSERTTGHRNRAMAHLMLNFGMIDQNIEQALDLYFQQCAVMVNCRDLAVMAATLANRGLNPITGEQAVDSRYIKDILSVMYTCGMYNFAGEWAYKVGIPAKSGVCGGIFAVVPNQMGIAVFSPPLDARGNSVRGVKVCEELSQHLGLHLFECSEKNSQFFRIRE encoded by the coding sequence ATGGCACAAGCAAATCCAGGAGATTTAGAAATAGTTCCATCGCCATGTTTAACTTTTCTCAATGACTTGCATTCCAAATACAAGTCATTGCGAGAGGGTAAAGTAGCAAACTACATTCCGGAACTGGCAAAGGTAAACCCCGACTTGTTCAGCATTTGTATTGTGACGGTAGATGGTCAGCTTTACGAAGTTGGGGATTACAAACAACTATTTACTATTCAGTCGATGTCTAAGGTGTTTGCTTACGGGCTAGCCTTAGAAGATCATGGACGAGATTATATTTTAACTAGAGTTGGTGTGGAACCCACGGGAGATGCATTTAATGCGATTATACTCGATGAGCAATCGAAGCGACCTTATAATCCAATGGTAAACGCGGGAGCGATCGCTACTACCAGCTTAATCAAAGGCTCAGGTGCAACAGAACGCCTCAACCGGATGCTTTCCATGTTCCAGCGATACATTGGGCATGATGTGTTTGTGGATATTTCAGTATTTACCTCTGAACGTACCACCGGACATCGCAATCGGGCAATGGCACATCTGATGCTCAACTTTGGCATGATTGACCAAAACATCGAACAAGCATTGGATCTTTACTTCCAGCAGTGTGCAGTGATGGTGAATTGCCGCGACTTAGCAGTGATGGCTGCTACCCTAGCCAACAGAGGTCTTAATCCTATCACAGGTGAACAGGCGGTAGACAGTCGTTACATCAAAGATATTCTCAGCGTCATGTACACTTGCGGCATGTATAACTTTGCTGGGGAGTGGGCTTATAAAGTCGGCATTCCTGCCAAAAGCGGCGTTTGCGGGGGAATTTTTGCTGTTGTCCCCAACCAAATGGGCATTGCAGTATTTTCACCCCCACTAGATGCGCGTGGTAACAGCGTCAGGGGAGTGAAAGTGTGTGAAGAACTTTCCCAGCACCTAGGTTTACATCTATTTGAATGTTCAGAGAAAAATTCCCAATTTTTCAGAATTAGGGAGTAG
- a CDS encoding M3 family metallopeptidase, translating into MSATVTISHNPLLKGSGLPPFTEIQPDQVVPALNQLLTELDQQLTSLEVNVQPTWSGLVEPLDKLTERLSWSWGIVNHLMGVKNSPELREAYEAVQPQVVQFVNKLSQSQPIYNAFKALRASDNWATLESAQQRIVSAAIRDAELSGIGLEPEARERFNAIQMELAELSTKFSNHILDATKAFSLTLFTKAEIDGLPNSLLSLAAQAARAAGEENATPENGPWRITLDFPSYSPFMQHSTRRDLREKLYKAYITRASSGDFDNNPLIERILELRQELSDLLGFKNFAQLSLASKMAPNVEAVEALLEELRSVSYDAAVKDLEALKAFAASKNAPEAGDLQHWDISFWAERQREEKFAFTAEELRPYFPLPQVLDGLFKLVNRLFGVTVTAADGQAPVWHEDVHYFQIADETGSPIAYFYLDAYSRPAEKRGGAWMDTCIGRSKITEDGVTSIRLPVAYLVCNQTPPVDGKPSLMTFNEVETLFHEFGHGLHHMLTKVDYNGAAGINNVEWDAVELPSQFMENWCYERPTLFGMAKHYENGEPLPEHYYQKLLAARNYMSGSGTLRQIHFSSLDLELHYRYHPDGDETPADVRHRLAKTTTVLSPLPQDAFLCAFGHIFAGGYAAGYYSYKWAEVLSADAFAAFEEAGLEDEEAIKATGKRYRDTVLALGGSKHPMEVFESFRGREPSTVSLLKHNGLLATASG; encoded by the coding sequence ATGAGTGCAACTGTCACTATTTCTCATAATCCTTTGCTTAAAGGTTCTGGCTTGCCTCCCTTCACGGAGATTCAACCAGACCAAGTAGTACCAGCCTTGAATCAGTTATTAACAGAACTTGACCAACAACTTACCAGCTTGGAGGTTAATGTACAGCCTACTTGGAGCGGTTTAGTAGAACCTTTAGACAAGCTGACAGAACGGCTGAGTTGGAGTTGGGGCATAGTGAACCATTTAATGGGTGTGAAGAATAGCCCTGAACTACGCGAGGCCTATGAAGCTGTTCAACCACAAGTAGTGCAATTTGTCAATAAACTCAGTCAAAGCCAACCCATCTACAACGCTTTTAAGGCACTCCGCGCTAGCGATAACTGGGCAACCTTAGAATCAGCCCAGCAGCGAATTGTGTCAGCTGCCATCCGAGATGCAGAACTTTCTGGTATTGGCTTAGAACCAGAAGCGCGGGAACGTTTCAATGCTATTCAGATGGAGTTGGCAGAACTTTCTACCAAATTCTCTAACCATATATTAGATGCCACCAAAGCCTTTAGCTTAACTCTCTTCACCAAAGCAGAAATCGACGGCTTACCCAATAGCTTACTCAGTCTAGCCGCCCAAGCTGCTCGTGCTGCGGGAGAAGAAAATGCCACACCAGAAAATGGCCCTTGGCGTATTACTTTGGACTTTCCCAGCTATAGCCCCTTCATGCAGCACAGCACCAGGCGCGATTTGCGCGAAAAGCTCTACAAAGCTTATATTACGCGGGCTTCATCAGGCGATTTTGATAATAATCCGCTAATTGAACGCATTTTAGAGTTACGGCAAGAACTCTCAGATTTACTAGGCTTTAAGAATTTTGCCCAGTTAAGCCTAGCTAGCAAAATGGCTCCTAATGTGGAAGCAGTAGAAGCACTTTTAGAAGAACTACGTAGCGTTAGTTATGATGCTGCTGTCAAAGATTTAGAAGCACTCAAAGCTTTTGCAGCCTCCAAGAATGCACCAGAAGCCGGGGATTTACAACACTGGGACATCAGTTTTTGGGCAGAACGTCAACGAGAAGAAAAATTTGCCTTCACTGCTGAAGAATTACGTCCCTACTTTCCCCTACCCCAAGTTTTAGATGGTTTATTCAAACTTGTAAATCGGTTATTCGGTGTCACCGTCACTGCTGCCGATGGACAAGCACCAGTTTGGCACGAAGATGTGCATTATTTCCAAATTGCTGATGAAACTGGTAGTCCCATAGCCTACTTTTACTTAGATGCTTACAGCCGTCCAGCAGAAAAGCGTGGTGGTGCTTGGATGGATACATGCATTGGTCGCAGCAAAATCACTGAAGATGGCGTGACTTCTATCCGTTTACCTGTGGCGTATTTGGTGTGTAATCAAACTCCCCCAGTTGATGGTAAACCAAGTTTAATGACTTTCAATGAAGTAGAGACATTATTCCACGAATTTGGTCATGGCTTGCATCATATGCTCACCAAGGTGGACTACAACGGCGCCGCAGGTATTAACAATGTGGAGTGGGATGCTGTAGAACTGCCCAGTCAGTTTATGGAAAATTGGTGCTATGAGCGACCAACTTTGTTTGGCATGGCAAAGCATTACGAAAATGGCGAACCTCTGCCAGAGCATTATTACCAAAAACTCCTGGCAGCACGCAATTATATGAGCGGCAGTGGCACATTGCGGCAAATCCACTTTAGCAGCCTTGATTTAGAACTCCACTACCGCTATCATCCAGACGGTGATGAAACTCCCGCAGATGTGCGCCATCGGTTAGCCAAGACTACTACTGTTTTGTCACCACTACCGCAAGATGCTTTTTTATGTGCATTTGGACACATTTTTGCAGGCGGTTATGCTGCGGGTTACTACAGTTATAAGTGGGCTGAAGTCTTGAGTGCTGATGCTTTTGCTGCTTTTGAAGAAGCTGGGTTAGAAGATGAAGAAGCGATAAAAGCTACAGGCAAACGCTATAGAGATACAGTACTAGCTCTCGGTGGTAGCAAGCATCCGATGGAGGTGTTTGAGTCCTTTAGAGGTCGTGAACCGAGTACGGTTTCTTTACTCAAGCATAATGGTTTGTTAGCCACTGCATCTGGCTGA